A part of Olleya sp. Bg11-27 genomic DNA contains:
- the truA gene encoding tRNA pseudouridine(38-40) synthase TruA, with amino-acid sequence MRYFIHLGFDGSTFSGWQRQKATSNTIQEVIEHTLHKLFKKPIPIYGCGRTDAGVHASQYVIQINLDEAPTFDLKFRMNKNLPNSIAVFEVLEVTNDQHCRYDVTTRTYDYFVHWKKNPILFSNSSFYEDYSLDFNLMQKATALLSQTIDFRAFCKQPDLYDNTNCTISHCGLSINQPQGRLRFTITSNRFLRGMVRICVYYLLEVGRGKMTLETFKAILNQDKKLKTTYAAHPNGLFLSQITYPNLQLDDAHNLVTILRVGLD; translated from the coding sequence ATGCGATACTTTATACATTTAGGATTCGATGGGAGTACTTTTAGCGGTTGGCAACGCCAAAAGGCAACGTCAAATACTATCCAAGAGGTTATAGAACACACCCTTCATAAACTATTTAAAAAGCCAATACCTATTTATGGCTGTGGACGTACGGATGCTGGTGTTCATGCTAGTCAATATGTCATTCAAATTAATCTTGACGAAGCGCCGACATTCGATTTAAAATTCCGGATGAATAAAAACCTACCCAATAGTATCGCCGTGTTTGAAGTCCTAGAAGTTACCAACGACCAACATTGTCGTTATGATGTGACAACACGCACTTACGATTATTTTGTCCATTGGAAAAAAAATCCTATACTCTTCTCCAACAGTTCTTTTTACGAGGATTATAGCTTAGATTTTAATCTCATGCAAAAAGCAACCGCGCTACTAAGTCAAACTATAGATTTTAGAGCCTTTTGTAAGCAACCAGACTTATACGATAATACCAATTGTACTATTAGTCACTGTGGATTATCTATTAATCAACCTCAAGGTAGGCTCCGTTTTACTATTACTAGCAATCGTTTTTTACGTGGCATGGTTAGAATATGTGTTTACTATCTACTAGAAGTCGGTCGTGGTAAAATGACCTTAGAGACCTTTAAAGCCATCCTAAACCAGGACAAAAAATTAAAAACCACTTACGCAGCACATCCCAATGGATTGTTTTTAAGTCAAATTACTTATCCTAATTTACAATTGGATGACGCCCATAATTTAGTTACTATATTACGTGTCGGCTTGGACTGA
- a CDS encoding YybH family protein, with translation MSLKTVLIIVIALSLNACQKAKTTTETEVPQISQQDQRTAFLNVLNKHLTAIPTKDLETLKRTLTPNGNMQLILPQTEPTNTNTDFLNYHKAWFEADLEWDFITTIRNIQVGERLGMAIVDVVYTEPLRDGNPYFNHMIVSYDLQKIDGQWYFIKDHASSIQKSTDLKN, from the coding sequence ATGTCACTAAAAACAGTTTTAATTATAGTTATAGCGCTTTCGCTGAATGCTTGCCAAAAAGCGAAAACAACCACTGAAACCGAAGTACCACAAATTAGCCAACAAGACCAAAGAACCGCATTTTTAAACGTCTTAAACAAACATTTGACCGCTATCCCAACTAAGGATTTAGAAACCCTAAAAAGGACCTTGACGCCAAACGGAAACATGCAACTTATTTTACCACAAACAGAACCGACCAACACCAATACTGACTTTTTAAACTACCATAAAGCGTGGTTTGAAGCAGATCTGGAATGGGATTTTATCACAACAATTCGGAATATACAAGTTGGTGAACGTTTAGGTATGGCCATAGTAGACGTTGTCTACACTGAACCACTAAGAGATGGTAACCCCTATTTTAATCATATGATTGTAAGCTACGATTTACAAAAAATAGATGGCCAGTGGTATTTTATAAAAGACCACGCCAGTTCTATACAAAAAAGCACAGATTTAAAAAATTAA
- a CDS encoding YARHG domain-containing protein has protein sequence MRYAILLLCATLFLLLSCNNRKHPKPIDTETKITALETHSPKLLTETELNAKDLNQLRLLRNEVYARKGYVFDSAELNAYFNAQPWYSPRKNDPVFLTETEKQYVHHIKQIEKTKRTEAILYKASQSEANRFRDTIAINYKDNKKLLDVLQLFPNSNMGSWDWPQKDRTTMVDYIKTHNYIIDTTAQFLNIKYVKPNTMGLSVVDGFWTLSLYTLDADNTLVITNDSVGDGNDYTAYILKNAVLQLIDATPILGEYFNALLQNNSEACQNLLEENKITFDYDFSAPQSITIASWALHQDEDSDCFKGNTVVLQLNKKEGRFLVSDTYWKEND, from the coding sequence ATGAGATACGCCATACTACTCCTCTGCGCTACCCTCTTTTTACTACTGTCTTGTAATAATAGGAAGCACCCTAAACCTATAGACACAGAAACAAAGATTACGGCGCTAGAGACCCATTCCCCAAAATTATTAACGGAAACCGAATTAAACGCCAAAGACTTAAATCAATTACGCTTACTAAGAAATGAGGTGTACGCTAGAAAAGGCTATGTCTTTGATAGTGCCGAATTAAACGCTTATTTTAATGCACAACCCTGGTATTCGCCTAGAAAAAACGATCCTGTTTTTCTTACCGAAACGGAGAAGCAATACGTTCACCATATAAAACAAATTGAAAAAACGAAAAGAACAGAAGCTATTCTTTACAAAGCATCACAATCAGAAGCTAACCGTTTTAGAGACACCATTGCTATAAATTATAAGGATAATAAAAAACTATTGGATGTACTCCAATTATTTCCCAACTCAAATATGGGCAGTTGGGATTGGCCTCAAAAAGACCGTACAACCATGGTTGATTATATTAAAACACATAATTATATCATAGATACCACAGCACAATTTTTAAATATCAAATACGTCAAACCCAACACCATGGGCTTATCTGTTGTGGACGGCTTTTGGACGTTATCTCTCTATACTCTCGACGCGGACAACACCTTGGTTATTACTAATGATAGCGTGGGCGATGGTAATGATTATACCGCGTATATATTAAAAAATGCTGTTTTACAACTTATAGACGCTACTCCTATTTTGGGTGAATACTTTAATGCATTACTTCAAAATAATTCTGAGGCCTGTCAAAACCTGTTAGAAGAAAACAAAATCACTTTTGATTACGATTTTAGTGCGCCCCAAAGTATTACCATTGCCTCCTGGGCTTTACACCAAGACGAGGATTCGGACTGTTTTAAAGGTAACACGGTCGTATTACAATTAAATAAAAAAGAAGGTCGCTTTCTAGTGTCAGATACCTATTGGAAAGAAAACGACTAA
- a CDS encoding DUF3307 domain-containing protein produces MMLLVLKLVLAHAIGDFVLQPEKWVIDKALKKHKSKYLYYHILVHAIALIVALQFDFNYWLGILSILASHYIIDLLKINLTEKVNARLLFFLDQIAHLIIIVIVALAYTSYTIDFSEIYSKNNIAFLLAIITIVSIAPVVMRLMMSQWVIEEDNADHSLEKAGKYIGILERLFVFGFIILSQWSAIGLLITAKSVFRFGDLSKSKNRKLTEYVLIGTLVSFGIAIAVGLAYNYVVKLD; encoded by the coding sequence ATGATGTTATTAGTACTTAAATTAGTGTTAGCACACGCCATAGGCGATTTTGTGCTGCAACCAGAAAAATGGGTTATAGACAAAGCGTTAAAAAAGCACAAATCAAAATATTTATACTACCATATTTTAGTTCATGCCATCGCTTTAATAGTAGCCTTACAATTTGATTTTAACTATTGGTTGGGTATTTTAAGCATACTAGCATCCCATTATATTATAGACCTTCTAAAAATTAATTTAACAGAAAAAGTAAATGCAAGACTACTCTTTTTCTTAGATCAAATCGCACATCTCATTATAATCGTTATTGTTGCTTTAGCTTATACGTCCTATACCATAGATTTTTCAGAAATTTATTCAAAAAATAACATCGCTTTTCTTCTTGCAATCATTACTATCGTATCCATAGCGCCAGTAGTTATGCGCTTAATGATGAGCCAATGGGTTATCGAAGAAGATAACGCTGACCACTCCTTAGAAAAAGCCGGAAAATATATTGGTATTCTAGAACGCCTCTTTGTCTTTGGATTTATTATACTAAGCCAATGGAGCGCAATAGGTTTGTTAATTACAGCTAAATCGGTGTTTAGATTTGGTGATTTATCAAAATCCAAAAACCGTAAGTTAACCGAGTATGTTTTAATAGGTACCTTAGTCAGTTTTGGAATTGCTATAGCTGTCGGTTTAGCCTATAATTATGTTGTCAAATTAGATTAA
- a CDS encoding SatD family protein produces the protein MVAVLTGDIINSREGNVSQWLDILKATLDKYGQTPHQWEVFRGDSFQLVTTPKQALLAALHIKAAIKQNESYDVRIAIGLGEETHSAKKVAESNGTAYINSGEAFEALKKQTLAIKSDIPEWDQPLNIMFHLALLTANNWSSTVAKVILTVLEHPTKNQKDIAKLLGKSQSNISEALKRGGYEEIMQLNNYYQNQIIKL, from the coding sequence ATGGTAGCAGTATTAACAGGAGACATTATTAATTCTAGAGAAGGCAATGTGTCGCAGTGGTTGGATATTTTAAAAGCCACCCTTGATAAATATGGACAAACACCACACCAATGGGAAGTCTTTAGAGGCGATAGTTTTCAACTCGTTACCACACCAAAACAGGCCTTATTAGCAGCGTTACATATTAAAGCAGCGATTAAACAAAATGAAAGTTATGACGTTAGAATAGCCATCGGTTTAGGAGAAGAAACCCATAGCGCTAAAAAAGTAGCCGAGTCCAATGGTACTGCTTATATCAATTCTGGCGAAGCTTTTGAAGCCTTAAAAAAGCAAACATTAGCCATAAAATCTGACATACCAGAATGGGATCAACCTTTAAATATAATGTTTCATTTAGCTCTACTAACTGCTAATAATTGGAGCAGCACCGTTGCTAAAGTCATTTTAACCGTATTAGAACACCCTACAAAAAACCAAAAAGATATTGCAAAACTCTTAGGTAAATCACAAAGTAATATTAGTGAAGCCCTAAAACGTGGCGGTTATGAAGAGATTATGCAACTAAACAACTACTACCAAAACCAAATTATAAAACTATGA
- a CDS encoding YfcC family protein: MKNIKFPSAQSILLIIAGLVTLLTWLVPAGKYETLGYNKESNQFTRVSLEKTETLAATQQTLEILNIKIPLEKFTNGDINKPINIPNTYQELEAQPQGFYDFVKSPIKGIIESADIIFLVLIIGGLIGIINSTGAFDAGISKLATALKGREFILIILVTVLVAAGGTTFGFAEETIAFYPILIPVFLAAKYDAMVGIASIFLGSAIGTMCSTINPFSTIIASDAAGISWTTGLGGRLFMLLACLTIALIYIIRYGKRVQKDPTKSVIYDQQQQIAALFSHKTETVQFTTRLRLSLIVFALCFIIMIYGVVALEWWFVEMTSVFLVGSILIGVIAKIKETEFIETFVKGAGDLLGVALIIGIARGVTVIMADGLISDTLLYYASSMTEGMNKGLFASAMTAIYAGLSFFIPSSSGMAVLTMPIMSPLADSVGVGRELVVNAYQYGLGLFYFINPTGLILASLAVVKVGFNKWIKFVMPLFVVLIVFTLVVMTVSSYL, translated from the coding sequence ATGAAAAACATAAAATTCCCTTCAGCACAATCAATTTTACTTATCATAGCTGGACTAGTGACGCTATTAACTTGGTTGGTTCCAGCAGGTAAATACGAAACTTTAGGTTATAATAAAGAATCTAATCAGTTTACAAGAGTCAGTCTTGAAAAAACAGAAACCTTAGCAGCAACACAGCAAACATTAGAAATTCTAAACATTAAAATTCCGTTAGAAAAGTTTACTAATGGAGACATTAACAAGCCTATCAACATCCCTAATACGTATCAAGAATTAGAAGCACAACCACAAGGGTTTTACGATTTTGTAAAATCGCCAATCAAAGGAATAATAGAATCCGCAGACATTATTTTTCTAGTTTTAATTATTGGAGGATTAATAGGTATTATAAACAGTACAGGTGCTTTTGATGCAGGAATCAGCAAATTAGCAACCGCATTAAAAGGGCGCGAATTCATCTTAATTATATTAGTCACTGTTTTAGTGGCAGCTGGAGGAACAACGTTTGGTTTTGCTGAAGAAACTATTGCCTTCTACCCCATTCTAATCCCGGTATTTTTAGCTGCAAAGTATGATGCCATGGTCGGTATCGCCTCTATATTTTTAGGAAGTGCTATTGGGACTATGTGTTCTACAATTAATCCGTTTAGTACTATTATTGCTAGTGATGCTGCAGGTATTAGTTGGACTACAGGGCTTGGCGGTAGACTATTTATGCTACTAGCCTGTTTGACTATTGCTTTAATATATATTATTAGATACGGTAAACGCGTACAAAAAGACCCTACAAAATCTGTTATTTACGATCAGCAACAACAAATAGCAGCATTATTTTCTCATAAAACCGAAACCGTACAATTCACGACCCGTTTACGCTTATCTTTAATAGTGTTTGCTTTATGTTTTATAATCATGATATATGGTGTTGTGGCTTTAGAATGGTGGTTTGTAGAGATGACCTCTGTCTTTTTAGTAGGTTCAATCTTAATTGGTGTCATTGCAAAAATAAAAGAAACAGAGTTTATTGAGACGTTTGTTAAAGGTGCAGGAGATTTATTAGGAGTCGCTTTAATTATTGGTATAGCACGTGGTGTAACGGTGATTATGGCTGATGGATTAATTAGTGATACGTTATTATATTATGCGAGTTCTATGACGGAAGGCATGAATAAAGGGCTTTTTGCAAGTGCTATGACAGCAATTTACGCGGGATTATCCTTTTTTATTCCAAGTAGTTCCGGAATGGCTGTTTTAACCATGCCCATCATGTCACCTTTGGCAGACAGTGTTGGTGTAGGAAGAGAGCTTGTCGTTAACGCATACCAATATGGCTTGGGATTATTTTATTTTATCAATCCTACAGGTCTAATTTTAGCCTCATTAGCAGTCGTGAAAGTCGGTTTTAATAAATGGATAAAATTTGTGATGCCTTTATTTGTAGTCTTAATTGTCTTTACTTTAGTAGTGATGACAGTCTCTAGTTACTTATAA
- a CDS encoding GNAT family N-acetyltransferase codes for MTIQNATINDIEDIFKLYKIASDYQKTKKTVVVWPDFERQLVATEIKENRQFKLIINNTIACVWAITFKDDQIWETSQNDNAMYIHRIATNPEFRGQHFVTKIVDWAKGYASIKAIDYIRLDTLGNNTGLIAYYKQSGFDFLGIFDLKNTNGLPEHYHNQPACLFQIQLSK; via the coding sequence ATGACCATTCAAAACGCCACAATCAATGATATTGAGGATATCTTTAAGCTATACAAAATAGCTTCTGATTATCAAAAGACTAAGAAAACAGTAGTCGTTTGGCCTGATTTTGAGCGGCAATTGGTAGCTACTGAAATCAAAGAAAATCGACAATTTAAACTCATCATTAACAATACGATTGCTTGTGTTTGGGCGATAACATTTAAAGATGATCAAATTTGGGAAACGAGTCAAAATGATAATGCAATGTATATCCATCGTATTGCTACTAATCCTGAGTTTAGAGGCCAGCATTTTGTAACTAAAATAGTAGATTGGGCAAAAGGTTACGCATCAATAAAAGCAATCGATTATATTAGACTAGATACATTAGGTAATAATACGGGCTTAATTGCGTATTATAAACAATCAGGTTTTGATTTTTTAGGTATTTTTGATTTAAAAAATACGAACGGTTTACCGGAGCATTACCATAATCAGCCGGCCTGTTTGTTTCAAATACAACTGAGTAAATAA
- the ung gene encoding uracil-DNA glycosylase yields the protein MNVNIHHSWKTPLQTEFDKPYFKDLSQFVTENYKQNQCFPPENLIFNAFDTCHLEALKVVIIGQDPYHNYNQANGLCFSVTDGVKHPPSLINIFKEIETDLGKPYPSSGNLERWAKQGVFLLNATLTVRAHEAGSHQKQGWETFTDAVIKMISDQKENVVFLLWGGFAKKKAKLIDAKKHHVLTSGHPSPLSANRGYWFGNKHFSQTNNLLASDGLDLIEW from the coding sequence ATGAACGTCAATATACATCACAGTTGGAAAACACCGTTACAAACCGAATTTGATAAACCTTATTTTAAAGATTTATCTCAATTTGTTACCGAAAATTATAAACAAAACCAATGTTTTCCGCCAGAAAATTTAATTTTTAATGCTTTTGATACCTGTCATTTAGAAGCTTTAAAAGTTGTTATTATTGGTCAAGATCCGTATCACAATTACAACCAAGCTAACGGGTTGTGTTTTAGTGTTACTGATGGTGTAAAACATCCGCCATCGTTGATTAATATTTTTAAAGAAATTGAAACCGATTTAGGGAAACCATATCCGTCAAGCGGAAATTTAGAGCGTTGGGCCAAACAAGGTGTCTTTTTGCTAAATGCGACATTAACCGTTAGGGCACACGAGGCTGGAAGTCATCAAAAACAAGGCTGGGAAACCTTTACAGATGCTGTGATTAAAATGATTAGTGATCAAAAAGAAAACGTGGTATTTTTACTCTGGGGTGGATTTGCTAAGAAAAAAGCGAAGTTAATTGATGCTAAAAAACATCATGTTTTGACTTCAGGACATCCTTCGCCTTTAAGTGCTAATCGCGGCTATTGGTTTGGGAACAAACATTTTAGTCAAACTAATAATTTGTTAGCGTCTGACGGATTGGACTTAATAGAGTGGTAA
- a CDS encoding substrate-binding domain-containing protein, translating to MKQINIGGVPEHFNLAWYLGLKNGEFKDADINLRWKDYFGGTGAMCKGLRDGDIDMAVILTEGIIKDIIAGNKSKIVQVFVDTPLIWGIHVAEKSDYKTIEDLKGTKAAISRYGSGSHLMAYINAENNGWDLEKDLNFEVIKNLDGAVEGLTEGKADYFMWEKFTTKPLVDNETFRRVGNCPSPWPCFVIAVREDFLKTNKADVKAILDIVNATTEEFKEIPSIDRMIANRYEQEIEDVQEWLSLTEWSQDNISKETVKKVQDELFALNIIPEKWKYEDLVEDV from the coding sequence ATGAAGCAAATTAATATTGGAGGTGTACCAGAACACTTTAACCTAGCTTGGTATTTAGGTTTAAAAAATGGCGAATTTAAAGATGCGGATATCAACTTACGTTGGAAAGACTATTTTGGTGGTACAGGTGCTATGTGCAAAGGCTTAAGAGATGGAGATATTGATATGGCTGTCATCTTAACAGAAGGTATTATCAAAGACATCATAGCAGGTAACAAATCTAAAATTGTTCAGGTATTTGTGGATACTCCATTAATATGGGGCATTCATGTTGCTGAAAAATCGGACTACAAAACTATAGAAGATTTAAAAGGAACCAAAGCAGCGATCAGTAGATATGGTTCTGGATCTCATTTAATGGCTTATATCAATGCCGAAAATAATGGATGGGATTTAGAAAAAGATTTAAACTTTGAAGTTATAAAAAACTTAGATGGTGCTGTTGAAGGTTTAACCGAAGGGAAAGCCGATTACTTTATGTGGGAGAAGTTTACCACAAAACCATTAGTTGATAATGAAACGTTTAGACGTGTTGGTAACTGTCCTTCGCCTTGGCCGTGTTTTGTTATAGCTGTTAGAGAAGACTTTTTAAAAACCAATAAAGCTGATGTTAAAGCCATTTTAGATATTGTAAATGCTACGACTGAAGAGTTTAAAGAAATCCCGAGTATCGATCGTATGATTGCTAACCGCTATGAACAAGAAATTGAAGATGTTCAAGAATGGTTGAGCTTAACGGAATGGTCACAAGACAATATCTCGAAAGAAACGGTTAAAAAAGTTCAAGACGAATTGTTCGCTTTAAATATTATTCCTGAAAAATGGAAATATGAAGATCTTGTTGAAGATGTATAA
- a CDS encoding nucleoside phosphorylase: MAIQESELILNPDGSVYHLNLLPEHISNNILFVGDQDRVEKITKYFDSIEFTIQKREFKTQTGLYKGKRITVISTGIGPDNIDIVLNELDALVNIDLKTRQPKETLTTLNIVRVGTSGSLQKDIPVDSFVMSIHALDLNGMLHFYQIDAISNNDVEDAFIKFTNWDSKKARPIVINNSKTLEAHFDSPKMYKGMTATAGGFYASQGRVLRLPLSDSTLNQKMDAFSYKDFRITNLEMETSAIYGLSKLLGHNALSLNAIIANRPNGTFSEDPKKVVENLIQYTLDKLAE, translated from the coding sequence ATGGCTATACAAGAATCAGAATTAATTTTAAATCCAGACGGTAGTGTTTACCATCTTAATTTATTACCTGAACATATATCAAATAACATTCTATTTGTTGGTGATCAAGACCGCGTAGAAAAAATTACAAAATATTTTGATTCTATTGAATTTACTATTCAAAAAAGAGAATTTAAAACACAAACAGGGCTTTATAAAGGCAAGCGTATAACGGTGATTTCTACTGGAATTGGACCAGATAATATAGATATTGTTTTAAACGAACTAGACGCATTAGTAAACATTGATTTAAAAACAAGACAGCCAAAAGAGACCTTAACTACATTAAATATTGTTCGTGTTGGGACTTCTGGATCGCTACAAAAAGATATTCCTGTAGACTCTTTTGTCATGAGTATTCATGCTTTAGATTTAAATGGGATGCTACATTTCTATCAAATTGATGCTATTAGTAATAATGATGTTGAAGACGCCTTTATAAAATTCACTAATTGGGATAGCAAAAAAGCAAGACCAATTGTTATTAATAATAGCAAAACTTTAGAAGCACATTTTGATAGTCCAAAAATGTACAAAGGGATGACAGCAACAGCTGGAGGGTTTTATGCTTCACAAGGTCGGGTATTACGTTTACCGCTATCTGACAGTACTTTAAACCAGAAAATGGATGCGTTTTCTTATAAAGATTTTAGGATTACCAATTTAGAAATGGAAACCTCTGCTATTTATGGTTTATCAAAATTATTAGGACACAATGCCTTATCTTTAAATGCCATCATTGCTAATAGGCCAAATGGAACCTTTAGCGAAGACCCTAAAAAAGTGGTTGAAAATTTAATACAATATACCTTAGACAAATTAGCAGAATAA
- a CDS encoding DUF1835 domain-containing protein yields the protein MSDNNLHITNGSSLTDYLTKINFKGETLTWHEMLCEGPTVKEINTPDFFKIRQTFLEDAYSLEYDIDSIKNEFNKLDDVSKYTAIVLWFEYDLFCHINLIAAISLIKQKGIELPLYLVCSGRIEGEKELKALSDLSEQQLLNEYENKIKLNVDDIATAQKAWRIYCEHDHNLLKELIVRPSSFKYLSNCLKAHLRRFPDTRSGLNTLEYNTLILIKEHTVTSRNHLLGYCLHYQGYYGFGDLQLERMINRLELFYDETEETLTLNRNGHLAIEHQKNFSKQIDTEFQFGGVNKKDFQYDKKENKLIPTI from the coding sequence ATGAGCGATAACAATCTTCATATTACAAATGGTTCTAGCTTAACGGATTATTTAACTAAAATAAACTTTAAAGGAGAGACTTTAACTTGGCACGAAATGCTATGTGAAGGTCCCACTGTAAAAGAAATTAATACACCTGATTTTTTTAAGATTAGACAAACATTTCTTGAAGACGCTTATAGTCTAGAATATGATATTGATAGTATTAAAAACGAGTTTAATAAATTAGACGATGTTTCAAAATATACAGCTATCGTTTTATGGTTTGAATATGATTTATTCTGCCATATTAATTTAATTGCGGCTATTAGTTTAATCAAGCAAAAAGGTATCGAGCTCCCACTCTATTTAGTGTGTAGCGGACGTATTGAAGGCGAAAAAGAGTTAAAAGCATTGTCTGATTTATCAGAACAGCAACTTTTAAACGAATATGAGAATAAAATTAAGTTAAATGTGGATGATATTGCTACAGCACAAAAAGCGTGGCGTATTTACTGCGAACATGATCATAACTTATTAAAAGAATTAATTGTTAGACCTTCCAGTTTTAAATATTTAAGCAATTGCTTAAAAGCACATTTAAGACGTTTTCCAGACACTAGAAGTGGATTAAATACTTTGGAATATAATACTCTAATTTTAATAAAAGAACACACGGTAACCTCTCGAAATCATCTATTAGGCTACTGTTTGCATTATCAAGGCTATTATGGTTTTGGAGATTTACAATTGGAACGTATGATTAATAGATTAGAACTGTTTTATGACGAAACTGAAGAGACATTAACTTTAAATAGAAATGGTCACTTAGCAATAGAGCATCAAAAAAACTTTTCTAAACAAATAGATACCGAATTCCAATTTGGAGGAGTTAATAAAAAAGACTTCCAATACGATAAAAAAGAAAATAAATTAATACCAACCATTTAA
- a CDS encoding translation initiation factor yields the protein MDLQDQLKNLFPEHEPEIVEKQEKDSAIWLQDDPILCKYEKRKGKPITILEGYTGATEDFKLLAKELKQKLSVGGSFKDDKIIIQGDYRDKIMAMLKEKGFNVKRVGG from the coding sequence ATGGATTTACAAGATCAATTAAAAAACCTCTTTCCAGAACACGAACCTGAAATTGTTGAAAAACAAGAAAAAGATAGTGCTATTTGGCTTCAAGACGACCCAATACTTTGCAAATACGAGAAACGTAAAGGCAAACCCATAACTATTTTAGAAGGGTATACAGGAGCAACCGAAGATTTTAAGTTATTAGCTAAGGAGCTAAAACAAAAACTGAGTGTTGGCGGGAGTTTTAAAGATGATAAAATTATTATCCAAGGGGATTACCGTGATAAAATCATGGCTATGCTAAAGGAAAAAGGCTTTAATGTAAAACGCGTCGGCGGATAA
- a CDS encoding isopenicillin N synthase family dioxygenase: MNSIPSVNLKDFTSGDPVRKQQFVDQIGKAYEEIGFVALKGHLLDETLVDNLYKEIKNFFTLPLETKHKYEIPGIGGQRGYVSFGKESAKGKKEGDLKEFWHFGQYVEDDAERAKEYPENVSVNELANFNEVGKKAYQTLEETAKYVLRALALHLDLEETYFDNYIHNGNSILRPIHYPPITQEPDNAVRAAAHGDINLITLLMGAQGRGLQVQNNAGEWIDAIAEPDELMINVGDMLSRHTNNKLKSTIHRVINPPKELWGTSRYSIPFFMHPISEMKLDVLDSCIDEDNPKQFDDITAGQFLDERLRELGLKK, encoded by the coding sequence ATGAATAGCATACCTAGCGTTAATTTAAAGGATTTTACATCTGGAGATCCTGTTAGAAAACAACAATTTGTTGACCAAATAGGAAAAGCCTACGAAGAGATTGGTTTTGTAGCCTTAAAAGGACACTTATTAGATGAGACTTTGGTTGACAACTTATATAAAGAAATAAAAAACTTTTTTACACTACCATTAGAAACAAAGCATAAATACGAAATCCCAGGCATTGGCGGACAACGTGGTTATGTCTCTTTTGGAAAAGAAAGTGCAAAAGGTAAAAAAGAAGGTGATTTAAAAGAGTTCTGGCACTTCGGTCAATATGTAGAGGATGATGCAGAACGTGCTAAGGAATACCCTGAAAATGTTAGCGTAAATGAGTTAGCTAACTTTAACGAAGTCGGTAAAAAAGCGTACCAAACGTTAGAAGAAACAGCTAAATACGTATTACGTGCATTGGCACTACATTTAGATTTGGAAGAAACGTATTTTGATAACTATATTCATAATGGAAATTCAATTTTACGACCAATCCATTACCCACCAATCACTCAAGAACCAGATAATGCGGTACGTGCAGCAGCACACGGTGACATTAACTTGATTACATTGTTAATGGGAGCTCAAGGACGTGGATTGCAAGTACAGAACAATGCTGGAGAATGGATTGATGCCATTGCTGAGCCAGACGAATTAATGATTAATGTGGGGGATATGTTATCTAGACACACTAATAACAAATTAAAATCTACTATACACCGCGTAATTAATCCGCCTAAAGAACTTTGGGGAACCTCTCGCTACTCTATTCCTTTTTTCATGCACCCAATTAGTGAAATGAAACTAGATGTTCTAGATAGCTGTATAGATGAAGACAACCCAAAACAATTTGACGATATTACTGCTGGTCAATTTTTAGACGAACGTTTAAGAGAGCTAGGTTTAAAAAAATAG